The Setaria italica strain Yugu1 chromosome VIII, Setaria_italica_v2.0, whole genome shotgun sequence genome includes the window CAGACGACAATGGAGACACTATCTTTGTTGATGAGGTTCAGCTGAAACCTACATCCCTGGGCATGACTACGGCGCTCCTCCCCAATACCATGACACCGGTAGCTTTGGGGTCTCGGCATCATGCCGCCTCCCTCTTACAAGCCTGCCGCTATGTCGTCATGGTTACAACAGCAGCCctcctctcatatttatgaGGAAGCTCGGGTTACAGAGTATGACACGGACTCTATCCTATACTGCTAAATACAACTAGCAGTACAACTTCAAGTCCCGTCGTAACCGGACTTGGACAAATATTCGACACAATATCTAACAAAAAGATAGCTATAGACACTATTTCTGCTATTTAGATCCATGACACATAGGGCTGGAACAGATGGTTCCAAATAGGTTTTGCATATGTGCTCAGGAGAAAGGCGCATCTGGTTGCTTCTCTGGCAATGCAGCTAGGAATGCAGGATGTTCCATATAAGCTTCATGGAGCCTTTCCAGGACAGGGTAAATTGACtgcaaagcaaaacaaaaaaaaaatttagggCCAGCCGATGAATATGATGGTTTATGAAGTTCATCAATCCCCTACTTTTTTGTAGGTAAATTGCAACTGAAAGCTGTTCGATGAACATATTCTAATTTATGATTAAACTGCAGGTTACAACCAAATATCAAGCATACACATGAGAAATTGTGTATGCTTTTTGATAAAATGAAATTTTGTACGTTTGGTTTAAGAAAAGAGAATAGATGAGGGTTGTGCCATTGAACCACCAACATTCTACTTCAACGCTGGGCTAGACGgcttgctgcaactgcaagcactAAGCTTGCAATTATTTTCTATTCCCTGTTGAGATtgtaaataagaaaataaagcTGTAATTCGCAAGGTCAGTGACTCAGTGGTACTTAACATATCAATTCCGAAGCGCTTAATACCACCATATATCTGGGGTTGGAGAAATAAATCTGCCTGTACAGAATCAGGTAAAACAGAGGGAACTATTATCACAAGTATTCTAAGCTAAAATTTCTAGTATTAACTTTTTCGATGGCGCATTTTTTGTTTGTTGAATGGGGAATCATTGTAGGAATTTCAGCAGTGTGAAAGTGTAAAACTTTGATATGgtagtttggactttggagctGCTCATCTGCTCAGCTAGATCTTTTTGTTGGAGAATATCAGCTTGTCGGGTTTTGAACATCAATCCATGTTTCACTATCAATACATTTATGCCTCAAACAAAAATACACAAATAAATAGGAAAATGAGGTGCAAACCAGCTGGATTTCACTTCCTGTGGCATATGTAGTGTTGCATCCTTTCAGCAGCTTCTCAAGAGCTGAAAATACATTGGTTAGAAATTTAAAAGCTAGCGAAATAGGATTTATGATATCACAATTTATAAAAGGAAATCCTTTTTAGCAGAAATTGTTTATTTTGATTCATGAGAAAGAAACCCCATGCGATTTGCCCTATCCGTGCAGTTACAGTTATTTTCCATCCAATCTCACAGAATCAGTCAAATTGATGAGAGAGTATTGAACCTTTGAAGCCCCTGTTGATCTGATGCTTGGTCCATTTAATCGCCTCGTTTGAGTCCaacttctcctctatgaaaTTCTGCAACCAAGGTGCAGAAGAAAACTTCTCATGCTCTgaggaagaaaggaacaatAAAACACACGTCTATGACAAATAGAAAGAGCTGTAGTTTCTGCAAATGAACTCACAAGGACAGGATAGTTTTGGAGCGGTTGAATGCTTGAACCGACGATGCTTGCAATCTGCAACTCAAAAATCATAAGTCCAAGGCCATTTTTAATTCGGATGAGCAGTGCAGGCATTGGTATATAAagtgcatgatttttttttcacagcaGCGGTGTTAAGTGTGTCTTCAGTTTTCATACTATTTGTTTGTAGAAACTATGGCATGATCAAATGTTTTGTCTTTATAAACTCAATTGTGTTATTTCAGTGAAACAGAGTACCCTGATGAAATGGTTGTTTTGGCTCGAAACAGAGAACGAACCTGGATATTCAGTGCCCTCTTCTGGGGTTCTTGTGGTAGCAGAGGATGCTGGGGGTACATGACCTCAAGGTACTAGTACACAGTACACACCAAAAGGAACAGAGACCAGAGACTTCATCGCTATGGCAACTCAAAAAAACTCTTACAACCGAGGTCGCAAAGGAATCTGCGATGACCGTTTCACCGTCCACCAATGCCGGAACATACTTGATTGGGTTCAACCTCTCAAATTCTTTGGTTAAAGACTAAAAAAAGACAGTTTCACAAGATTTCTGCACCTGGATTCTCTCAAGAAGGAAACACTGGTAGCCATGTCAATgcttgtcggatttagtgaccggcagtccaccaaggaGTTACCCAGATGGTAGATTTGTAAGTAGGGGAGATAGCAAGATAAAAACTCGAATGGCAACACAGGGACGCAAGGTTTAAACAGATTTGGCGGAGAAtgataccctacatcctgtgttctgatggattgtattgttgatcgcaggtgcgaagagttaacaTGAGGTGGGATGAGTCGAGATGAGCTGCGTTACCCTCGGGGGTGCCcctggctgccttatataggctgatgacctagggttacaatcggatagcatctaatcctagtcgattGTTACatagaaagcaatctgagtcagacTACAACAAGTATACCGCAATATCCGGGTAGAACCAATTCGCCCGGCCTCTGGActtgtgctccacgtatcttcATGCATTGGCCCGCACAGCATGGTCAGGCGGGTCCACCCGTTAGGGCTGACCAGTATCCttgtcggtggggacccgtgggtaccatTATCCCTCAAGTCCCCGAGCAATGTGGAGCCGAACAGGAGCCTGACGGATGCGTAACGAAACTTGTAATGTACTTAGCTGAAGTTGCGTTGTCTTCATAgcgatggagaggctgcgcagtgttcaaaaaaaaagaaaaattgaagcttccacaTGCGCGTATGACCAAAGGCACATGGTTATGCGACTGCCGAGCTCCGAGATGTCTAGCATCCTGTAGATTGAaaggaagcacatggagggtatagcaagacgcactccatatggagtacccCCGAacattgaagcgattaaagtaattggtccaaTGGTTAAGAATCTGATGTATTATTTCCGTTGTAAAAGGATACAAATATAGCtcttagcccccgagcgcggggactggcagagccatagaggcacgccgacctgaaataggcgtccAGTCCCCGAGCgagaggactggcggagctgcGGAGGAATGCCAAGTCGTCTTGgtacccagcccccgagcctaggagccggCCGAGCCACAAAAGCGTGCCTCGTCACCTTCCGCCCCGAGCacccgagcctgggaggtcaGACGAGCAGCTGGAGGCACACCGAGTGGTTTTTagctgtaaaaggacaatacaaatattatgtagcataataTAGAATATTGAATAACTTGGAAGTTTAATCAGCATAAAAGTAAATCCTTGCGCGTCCTACCCTTATGGGTATGTATTTTCTAAGGTAGTTAGTTTGTTACGTTTAAACACCTAGCCTTTCTTAGCCAGCAGTCTGCTAAGAGCatatctcgagcttgtagacgAGGCATCACAAGATGAGTCAAGATTTCATGGATTAAAGTGTGTGCTACCAAGTACTTTAGCAATTGTTAAGAGAGACggacaagccgcaaagcagtTGGAACTGTACGGAAAAGTAAAGAGCGTGCGCTGGGCACTCATAGGGCGCAACCCCCGACTGCTCGTGTAGTAGACGGACCAAACTGTATAAGCAGTTAGAGGTGTGACCAGGGTGGTCGGACAAAGTCACGGAGACATAGGAGAATTGAGTCGTGTGGAGATATACGgaagccgtaaaatatttaaatGAATATATGACTTAGCTCGGTTTGTGGCTGAGTCGAAGAATGCGCAAAGTCGGCTGAAAGCCTTGATGAAGGAGACCACCGTGGAGTGCACCAAGAATGTCATGGCGCTTCTGAAGACGCAGTTCCCCGACTGGCTGTGGAGCTTGTTGGAACGAGCGTTGCCGAGGACTTTGATGCTGGTAACCTCCCGGAGTTGGTCGAGCAATATCAACAAGCCGCAGAGGACGTAGTTAAGGAACTGGACTTGTAATGAAAAAACTTTAAAATGTATCAATCTGCGCCGTAGGGTAAGAAAACTTGTTGATTAACTCATGTAAAGGCAaaactccttccctcccttGGTATGTTTGACAGAACACCGTGTGGTTAGGCCAGTAGTCGCACAACATTAAGAGGAGTAGGAGAAAAGTTGGGACCCGGAGATCAGCGCGTAGCGAGGGAAGCCTCCTAGCGTAAAAGCGAAGGTGTGGTCTGTCGAACAAGTCGGACAGCCTCCAAGAGTGATTAAGAGCTCGGATAAGAAAGCGAAAAGGTATACACAAAGAACCTCTGAggtttttatttattcaatataaaAATGTAAAGAGAGTACGTAGCTTTTAGttcctaagggtagaagcgccgTAGGTATTGGATGTTTGCCATAGTCTGGAAACTGGGTGGGtcgtcagattggatctggaaagacTGCACGAGCTTTTTGGAAAACACGACAGCCGagttcttgatgccaaaagggGCGTGGGGAGAGCCCTTCACCGACCTTCCAGGGCGTAGTGCCACttcggagaggttgatgcacttagcaatggtgttgctgatgcgatctaacCGCGTGATTAGATCGGTGGGTCTGGGTGGGCGGGTTGCCGCGAGGATGCATGGATCCTCTCTAAGAGAGAGATCgtcgacctgctgggcaagcggcatGATGATCCTCGGGTAAAGACCTTGCTCCATCAATGTAGGTCCGACAGATGCCGAGCTGGTGGCGAACACCGAGTCGgtgatggaggcggcggagtcGGAGTCCACCAGTATGCTCCCAAAGCGAAGCGGGATCGGATTGgcaaggaagtccttcatgctctctaGAAAAATGATGCTAGAGTGGAATGCCATCAAGCTCACTgaggaggatctcacgatcacccctacttggcgcgtcaactgtcagatttagtgaccggtAGACCACTAgagggttacccaggtggtagatttgtaggcgggggattAGGTCAACAAATATCCTGCAATATCCGGCAGTATCAGTTCGTCCAGCCTCCGGACTTGTGCTCCatgtatcttcatgccttggcccaCACGGCGTGGTCGTGCAGGCGCACCTGTCAGGGCCGatcagta containing:
- the LOC101769581 gene encoding glutathione S-transferase zeta class-like, with product MAVDHGSLFSKSLIRRFDSNQVIAGVGAVPEPPAKLKLYSFWQSSCSQRVRIALNLKGGALGLEYEYRLVNLLASEQSDLEFERLNPIKYVPALVDGETVIADSFATSVYLEVMYPQHPLLPQEPQKRALNIQIASIVGSSIQPLQNYPVLNFIEEKLDSNEAIKWTKHQINRGFKALEKLLKGCNTTYATGSEIQLADLFLQPQIYGGIKRFGIDMLSYPVLERLHEAYMEHPAFLAALPEKQPDAPFS